DNA sequence from the Plasmodium knowlesi strain H genome assembly, contig: PKNH_00_67, whole genome shotgun sequence genome:
ACAGCTTGAATGTATTGCGCCCAAGTGGAGCAAGAATAGAAATTGGCGAAACCAAGTGAGCAACTCTATTTCCCTAATATAAATGAACAAGTTCCAATGAACTGTTCGCAATTtacgcacatatgtatatatatatatgcatacatatatatgttcctCTGCCTCGTCCAATATGTAGAATGAGATGATTAGTGCATCAGACTGGATTTTTCGGGGACTCTTGGGCGGCATGTCGAACGCAGATAACCAGTCGGAGGTTGCATTGGAACACTGCTCCAAGAGCAATTGGGGGAATGACGACGCACACAGCGTCGCCAACAAAACTGCATGCAAGCTCGTTGCGGCGGGTTTGCAATATATATCTAAAATTCAGGATACATATAAATTTGACCCAAAGGGGaacaataataatttaaACCCTTATGATAACCAAGAGTATAAACAATTAGTTGCTTGTTTAATGTTAAAGAGGGTCgcagaagaaatgaaaagaaggagcaaAATTTGCAACATAGACGAAGGTATTGAGACCGCTTTTAGTGCAGCACCCCAAATTAAAAGCAAACATTGCAATAATGGTAAACCCTGCTTTGTCTGTAAACTGGACGAAAAATATGATGACTGCCACTTGGACACTGCAAAGGAGGTCAAGGTGAAGCCCAAGTTGGAATCATTACTCACAGGAGAGGGGACCACCGTCAATAACACCCTCACGGATTTACTTAAAACCGACGGAAAAGATGCTTCCTTATGTTCTCGCCTTCAATGTTTAGCCTCAAAAGTAGAAGCACTTAAATTACAGCAATCATCCCAGAGCAATGCGGTaagtacaaataaaaaaaaaagaaaaggaataaaaaggaaaaggaaaagaaaaaggaataaaaagggaaaggaaatagaaggaagagaaagagaaggaaaaggaaaggaataaaaaggaataagcagaaaaaaggaggaataaaagaaaaggaataaagaaagaaaagaagaagaaattaaaaaaagaagaaaaaaaaaaaaaaaaagaaaaaactcagattcaggggtattagaataaggttataggggtgctagaataaggttttaggggtattggaatgaggatcagggtataggaggaaggttgtaaggatgttagaataatgt
Encoded proteins:
- a CDS encoding SICAvar, type I (fragment), translated to NEMISASDWIFRGLLGGMSNADNQSEVALEHCSKSNWGNDDAHSVANKTACKLVAAGLQYISKIQDTYKFDPKGNNNNLNPYDNQEYKQLVACLMLKRVAEEMKRRSKICNIDEGIETAFSAAPQIKSKHCNNGKPCFVCKLDEKYDDCHLDTAKEVKVKPKLESLLTGEGTTVNNTLTDLLKTDGKDASLCSRLQCLASKVEALKLQQSSQSNA